In Bosea vestrisii, the following are encoded in one genomic region:
- a CDS encoding thioredoxin family protein → MIASGRYRAGLAAAFTLSIVLSLPAAAAELVMYTRTGCPFCVRFEREVAPVYAKTPEGRAAPLRRIELPAGGVRGGELREPVIATPTFVLVEDGREVGRITGYLNDDMFWGLLGRLVAVIDTPDPVQRSVAEKQ, encoded by the coding sequence ATGATTGCAAGCGGGCGATATCGCGCGGGGCTGGCGGCGGCGTTCACGTTGTCGATAGTCCTGTCGCTGCCGGCGGCCGCCGCCGAGCTTGTCATGTACACCCGCACTGGCTGTCCCTTCTGCGTGCGCTTCGAGCGCGAGGTCGCGCCGGTCTACGCCAAAACCCCGGAAGGCAGGGCCGCGCCGCTGCGGCGGATCGAGCTTCCGGCCGGCGGCGTCCGTGGTGGAGAGTTGCGCGAGCCCGTCATCGCCACGCCGACCTTCGTGCTGGTCGAGGATGGCCGCGAGGTCGGCCGCATCACCGGCTATCTCAACGACGACATGTTCTGGGGTTTGCTCGGACGGCTCGTTGCTGTCATTGACACTCCGGACCCGGTTCAACGATCAGTTGCGGAGAAACAATGA
- a CDS encoding ArsR/SmtB family transcription factor: MTAIVSKALETELRDGAEFSPELDQLMRKARKASDFLKALSHENRLLLLCLLAERERTVTELENLLSLRQPMVSQQLARLRLDQLVTTRRDGKAIYYSLASDDVRRVIAVIYDIFCNPPGPEAGKS, from the coding sequence ATGACCGCGATCGTCTCAAAAGCGCTCGAAACCGAACTGCGCGACGGCGCCGAGTTCTCGCCCGAGCTCGACCAGCTGATGCGCAAGGCCCGCAAGGCCAGCGATTTCCTCAAAGCCCTCTCGCATGAGAACCGGTTGCTGCTGCTCTGCCTGCTCGCCGAGCGAGAGCGGACGGTGACCGAGCTCGAGAACCTGCTCTCGCTGCGCCAGCCCATGGTCTCGCAGCAGCTCGCTCGCCTTCGCCTCGACCAACTCGTCACCACCCGCCGCGACGGCAAGGCAATCTATTACAGCCTTGCCAGCGACGATGTCCGGCGCGTCATCGCCGTGATCTACGACATCTTCTGCAACCCGCCCGGACCCGAAGCCGGGAAATCGTGA
- a CDS encoding YeeE/YedE family protein codes for MIALSAWGATLAGVAVGAACGFTVRRARLCSFGAVEDAWMGGDTRRLRVFGLALAIALIGTQTLIGLSLLDPANSTYVQPALPWLSIVVGSTLFGLGMALVGTCGFGSLVRLGSGDLRSLIVMMVFGAVAYATLRGMFAPIRIEVLEKVYWPLPGGLKGDLAGILTYLGAPSARALLTAVGALVLITIVAVDPRLRRSPRLLLAGATLGLAVVAGWWVTGVAVDAFETVPRAQSLTFVSPVGRALYAVLSAPSALLEFGIGTLVGVTLGSFLSALYDREFRWEAFDDDREMRRHLLGAVLMGGGGVLAGGCTIGQGISAGSMLALSWPLAIAGMMIGARIGIAILMEGSIKGALATRLRSHTAPTGLRTPQRSGRPYPAVRPARWHRAGGSR; via the coding sequence ATGATCGCGCTTTCCGCCTGGGGTGCGACGCTCGCAGGCGTCGCCGTGGGCGCAGCCTGCGGCTTTACCGTCCGCCGGGCCCGGCTATGCTCCTTCGGCGCGGTCGAGGATGCCTGGATGGGCGGCGACACCCGCCGGTTGCGGGTCTTCGGCCTCGCCCTCGCCATCGCGCTGATCGGCACACAGACGCTGATCGGCCTTAGCCTGCTCGACCCCGCGAACTCGACCTATGTCCAGCCGGCCCTGCCCTGGCTGTCGATCGTGGTCGGCAGCACATTGTTCGGGCTCGGCATGGCGCTGGTCGGAACCTGCGGCTTCGGTTCGCTCGTCCGGCTCGGCTCCGGCGACCTGCGCAGCCTGATCGTGATGATGGTCTTCGGCGCGGTCGCCTATGCGACCCTGCGCGGCATGTTCGCGCCGATCCGGATCGAGGTGCTGGAGAAGGTCTACTGGCCGCTACCCGGCGGCCTCAAGGGCGACCTCGCCGGCATCCTGACCTATCTCGGCGCGCCCAGCGCGCGCGCGCTGCTTACCGCCGTCGGCGCCCTCGTCCTGATCACCATCGTCGCGGTCGATCCGCGACTGCGGCGCTCGCCGCGCCTGTTGCTGGCGGGCGCGACGCTCGGCCTTGCGGTCGTCGCCGGCTGGTGGGTGACGGGGGTTGCCGTCGATGCCTTCGAGACCGTCCCGCGGGCGCAGAGCCTGACCTTCGTCTCGCCGGTCGGCCGGGCGCTCTATGCCGTGCTGAGCGCGCCTTCCGCCCTGCTCGAATTCGGCATCGGCACGCTTGTCGGCGTGACGCTCGGCTCGTTCCTCTCGGCGCTCTACGATCGCGAGTTCCGCTGGGAAGCCTTCGACGACGACCGCGAGATGCGCCGGCATCTGCTCGGCGCTGTGCTGATGGGCGGTGGCGGCGTGCTCGCCGGCGGCTGCACCATCGGACAAGGCATCTCGGCCGGCTCGATGCTGGCTCTGTCCTGGCCGCTGGCGATCGCCGGCATGATGATCGGCGCGCGGATCGGCATCGCCATTCTGATGGAAGGCTCGATCAAGGGGGCTCTGGCAACGCGGCTGAGGAGCCACACCGCTCCGACCGGCCTCAGGACACCGCAACGAAGCGGTAGGCCGTACCCTGCCGTTCGACCCGCCCGATGGCACCGGGCAGGTGGTAGCCGATGA
- a CDS encoding MBL fold metallo-hydrolase: MLTRRLFVTAGACALASPALAQVVATLGSGEETLTVLSDGSFELPLSMLARDVPPAELAAEAKQTGPTRSVLNVTCLKRGKDVILFDCGSGANFLAGSGKLAESLKTAGIEPDAVTHVLFTHLHPDHFWGALDDFDSPLFPNARWLVAAPEIGFWTDPKVYAGLPEDRHAFAAGAQRIAKELGDRLERVEPGREWLPGIEAVATPGHTPGHVSFAFKAAGGPVMVLGDALTHPLISFARPDWRPASDHDADLAVATRRRLLDRLSQEKGQIIGYHLPGAIGRVERQGTAYRFVAVS, translated from the coding sequence ATGCTGACGCGTCGCCTGTTCGTCACTGCCGGCGCCTGCGCCCTGGCCTCTCCGGCTCTGGCGCAGGTCGTTGCGACGCTCGGCAGCGGCGAGGAAACGTTGACAGTCCTCAGCGACGGCAGTTTCGAGCTGCCGCTCTCGATGCTGGCGCGGGACGTTCCGCCGGCGGAGCTTGCCGCCGAGGCAAAGCAGACGGGGCCGACGCGCTCGGTGCTGAACGTCACCTGCCTGAAGCGCGGCAAGGACGTCATCCTGTTCGATTGTGGATCGGGCGCGAATTTCCTGGCCGGCTCGGGCAAGCTGGCCGAGAGCCTGAAGACGGCCGGGATCGAGCCCGATGCGGTGACGCATGTGCTCTTCACCCATCTCCACCCCGATCATTTCTGGGGTGCGCTCGACGATTTCGACAGCCCGCTCTTTCCCAATGCGCGCTGGCTGGTGGCCGCGCCCGAGATTGGCTTCTGGACCGATCCGAAGGTCTATGCGGGCTTGCCGGAAGATCGGCACGCCTTCGCCGCCGGGGCGCAGCGCATCGCCAAGGAGCTCGGCGACAGGCTTGAGCGGGTCGAACCTGGCCGCGAATGGCTGCCGGGCATCGAGGCGGTGGCGACGCCCGGCCATACGCCGGGCCATGTCTCGTTCGCGTTCAAGGCGGCTGGCGGGCCGGTCATGGTGCTCGGCGACGCGCTGACGCATCCGCTGATCTCGTTCGCGCGGCCGGACTGGCGCCCGGCGTCCGATCATGACGCCGATCTCGCGGTCGCGACGCGGCGCCGGCTGCTCGACCGGCTGAGCCAGGAGAAGGGGCAGATCATCGGCTACCACCTGCCCGGTGCCATCGGGCGGGTCGAACGGCAGGGTACGGCCTACCGCTTCGTTGCGGTGTCCTGA
- the soxX gene encoding sulfur oxidation c-type cytochrome SoxX has product MIKVRIPLAALPLAALLLAAGSATAQDRPSQAVIDAYLKSTFGKASAEWQARIKPDDSLSVCNVTRNNPSSAQSDEMVKRESARVVYPADGKFLGNWKNGYQVANNGRGGQFSDPAGTVAGGNCFACHQLDPKEVSYGTLGPSLAAYGKDRKYDPETIKDAYTKIYNSMAVVPCSNMPRFGVNKVLDEQQIKDVMAYLFDPESPVNK; this is encoded by the coding sequence ATGATCAAGGTTCGCATTCCCCTGGCAGCCCTGCCCCTGGCGGCCCTGCTGCTCGCCGCGGGTTCGGCCACTGCCCAGGACCGGCCGTCGCAGGCTGTGATCGACGCCTATCTGAAGTCGACCTTCGGCAAGGCCTCGGCCGAATGGCAGGCCAGGATCAAGCCGGACGACTCGCTTTCGGTCTGCAATGTGACGCGGAACAACCCGTCCTCGGCGCAGTCCGACGAGATGGTGAAACGTGAATCGGCGCGCGTCGTCTACCCTGCCGACGGCAAGTTCCTCGGCAACTGGAAGAACGGCTATCAGGTCGCCAATAACGGCCGCGGCGGCCAATTCTCCGACCCGGCCGGCACGGTCGCCGGCGGCAACTGCTTCGCCTGTCACCAGCTCGATCCGAAGGAGGTCAGCTACGGCACGCTGGGGCCGAGCCTCGCGGCCTATGGCAAGGACCGCAAATACGATCCCGAGACGATCAAGGACGCCTACACCAAGATCTACAATTCGATGGCGGTGGTGCCCTGCTCGAACATGCCGCGTTTCGGCGTCAACAAGGTGCTGGACGAGCAGCAGATCAAGGATGTGATGGCCTATCTGTTCGATCCGGAATCGCCGGTGAACAAGTAG
- the soxA gene encoding sulfur oxidation c-type cytochrome SoxA → MKLPIMGAALLAAVVTLAAGPLTAQSPPQDDSEKEIERYRQMLSDPFSNPGFLAVDRGEALWAEKRGTKNVSLEGCDLGEGPGKLEGAFAKLPRHFADADKVMDTEQRLLWCMDKLQGLDTKEVVLRRFSGPARASDMEDLVAFIANKSSEMKIEPPLSHPKEKEMAAVGEALFYTRGGVNDFSCATCHAEEGKRIRLQGLPNLSVKGKTAQETMGSWPTYRVSQSALRTMQHRLWDCYRQQRWPVPEYGSEALTALTVFLQKQAEGGEIKVPSIKR, encoded by the coding sequence ATGAAGCTTCCCATCATGGGGGCGGCGCTACTGGCGGCCGTTGTGACACTGGCGGCTGGGCCATTGACCGCCCAATCGCCGCCGCAGGACGACAGCGAGAAGGAGATCGAGCGCTATCGCCAGATGCTCTCCGATCCGTTCTCGAATCCGGGCTTCCTCGCGGTCGATCGCGGCGAGGCGCTGTGGGCAGAGAAGCGCGGCACCAAGAACGTCTCGCTGGAGGGCTGCGATCTCGGCGAGGGGCCGGGCAAGCTCGAAGGCGCCTTCGCCAAGTTGCCGCGCCATTTCGCCGACGCCGACAAGGTGATGGACACCGAGCAGCGCCTGCTCTGGTGCATGGACAAGTTGCAGGGGCTCGACACCAAGGAGGTCGTCCTGCGGCGCTTCTCGGGTCCGGCCCGGGCCTCGGACATGGAGGACCTAGTCGCCTTCATCGCCAACAAGTCGAGCGAGATGAAGATCGAACCGCCGCTCTCGCATCCCAAGGAAAAGGAGATGGCTGCGGTCGGCGAAGCGCTGTTCTACACGCGCGGCGGCGTCAACGACTTTTCCTGCGCCACCTGCCATGCCGAGGAAGGCAAGCGCATCCGCCTGCAGGGCCTGCCCAACCTCTCGGTCAAGGGCAAGACCGCGCAGGAGACGATGGGTTCCTGGCCGACCTATCGCGTCTCGCAGAGCGCGCTCCGGACGATGCAGCACCGGCTCTGGGACTGCTATCGCCAGCAGCGTTGGCCGGTGCCGGAATACGGCTCGGAGGCCCTGACCGCGCTCACCGTCTTCCTGCAGAAGCAGGCTGAAGGCGGCGAGATCAAAGTTCCGTCGATCAAGCGCTGA
- the soxY gene encoding thiosulfate oxidation carrier protein SoxY, protein MLTHLPTLSRRDAVKAAAWALAAAAIAPKLAFADEKTVAAEIKKLYGDKPMASGKIKLDVPEIAENGLVVPINIEIESPMTEADYVKAVHIFAEGNPQPGVVSYQFTPACGKASAATRMRLAQTQDIICVAEMSNGALHTAKANIKVTIGGCGG, encoded by the coding sequence ATGCTGACCCACCTGCCGACGCTGTCGCGCCGTGATGCGGTGAAGGCCGCCGCCTGGGCTCTCGCCGCCGCCGCGATCGCGCCGAAGCTCGCTTTCGCCGACGAAAAGACCGTCGCTGCCGAGATCAAGAAGCTTTACGGCGACAAGCCGATGGCCTCGGGAAAGATCAAGCTCGACGTGCCCGAGATCGCCGAGAACGGCTTGGTCGTTCCGATCAACATCGAGATCGAGAGCCCGATGACGGAGGCCGACTACGTCAAGGCGGTCCACATCTTCGCCGAGGGCAATCCCCAGCCCGGCGTCGTCAGCTACCAGTTCACGCCGGCCTGCGGAAAGGCCTCGGCCGCGACGCGCATGCGGCTCGCGCAGACGCAGGACATCATCTGCGTTGCCGAGATGTCGAACGGCGCGCTGCACACGGCCAAGGCCAACATCAAGGTCACGATCGGCGGCTGCGGCGGCTGA
- the soxZ gene encoding thiosulfate oxidation carrier complex protein SoxZ, which produces MTTKPTPRVRVPAKATAGEMIEIKTLISHEMESGQRKDAKGETIPRQIINKFTASFNGKPVFAADWFPAISANPYQSFFFKATESGEFTFTWKDDNGSEYVSKNKLTVG; this is translated from the coding sequence ATGACCACCAAGCCCACGCCCCGCGTGCGTGTTCCGGCCAAGGCCACGGCCGGCGAGATGATCGAGATCAAGACGCTGATCTCGCACGAGATGGAATCCGGCCAGCGCAAGGACGCCAAGGGCGAGACCATCCCACGCCAGATCATCAACAAGTTCACGGCGAGCTTCAACGGCAAGCCGGTCTTCGCGGCCGATTGGTTCCCGGCGATCTCGGCCAATCCCTACCAATCCTTCTTCTTCAAGGCGACGGAATCGGGCGAGTTCACCTTCACCTGGAAGGACGACAACGGCTCCGAATACGTCTCGAAGAACAAGCTGACGGTCGGCTGA
- the soxB gene encoding thiosulfohydrolase SoxB: MISRREFLQATAVAAALTTGSGLGPLGRAAAQQKLSQADILRFEPQGQVTILHVADIHAQLMPLQFREPAVNLGVGEVKGLPPHLTDVAFREHFKIAAGSADAFALTSDDFVSLARNYGRMGGLDRIATLVKAIRAERGDDKVLLLDGGDTWQGSWSALQTKGQDMVDVMSALKLDAMTSHWEFTLGAERVKEIVEAAPFAFLAQNIRDKEWNEPVFPPRKVFEKGGVKVAVIGQALPRTAVANPRWMFPGWEFGIREEEIQKQVEEARAEGAAIVVLLSHDGFDVDRKLASRVKGIDVILTAHTHDAMPGLIRVGNTALVASGSHGKFVSRLDIAVKEGKVADIRFKLMPVFADAIAPDPEMAALVTKLRAPFATDLAKEIGRTDSLLYRRGNFNGSFDDLICDAMLSQRDAEIALSPGFRWGGSLLPGEAITWEAISNATAITYPNCYRMEMTGAQLKEILEDVADNIFHPDPYFQGGGDMVRIGGMGYAIDVGKPMGSRISGLTHLKSGKPIDASRKYVVAGWASVNEGTQGPPIWDVVRDHVAATKTITIKPNDAVKVSGA, encoded by the coding sequence ATGATCTCAAGACGCGAATTCCTGCAGGCGACGGCGGTCGCCGCAGCGTTGACGACCGGCTCCGGCCTCGGCCCGCTCGGGCGCGCCGCCGCCCAGCAGAAGCTGTCGCAGGCCGATATCCTGCGCTTCGAGCCGCAGGGCCAGGTCACCATCCTGCATGTGGCCGATATCCACGCCCAGTTGATGCCGCTGCAGTTCCGCGAGCCGGCGGTCAATCTCGGCGTCGGCGAGGTCAAGGGCCTGCCACCGCACCTGACCGACGTCGCCTTCCGCGAGCACTTCAAGATCGCGGCAGGCTCGGCCGACGCCTTCGCGCTGACCTCCGACGACTTCGTCTCGCTCGCCCGCAATTATGGCCGGATGGGCGGGCTCGACCGGATCGCGACGCTGGTCAAGGCGATCAGGGCCGAGCGCGGCGACGACAAGGTTCTGCTGCTCGACGGCGGCGACACCTGGCAGGGCAGCTGGAGCGCGCTCCAGACCAAGGGTCAGGACATGGTCGACGTCATGTCGGCCCTGAAGCTCGACGCGATGACCTCGCATTGGGAGTTCACCCTCGGCGCCGAGCGGGTCAAGGAGATCGTCGAGGCCGCACCCTTCGCCTTCCTTGCTCAGAACATCCGCGACAAGGAATGGAACGAGCCGGTCTTCCCGCCGCGCAAAGTCTTCGAGAAAGGCGGCGTCAAGGTCGCGGTGATCGGCCAGGCGCTGCCGCGCACGGCGGTCGCCAATCCGCGCTGGATGTTCCCGGGCTGGGAGTTCGGCATCCGCGAGGAGGAAATCCAGAAGCAGGTCGAGGAGGCTCGCGCCGAAGGCGCCGCGATCGTCGTGCTGCTCTCGCATGACGGCTTCGACGTCGACCGCAAACTGGCGAGCCGGGTCAAGGGCATCGACGTCATCCTGACCGCCCATACCCATGACGCCATGCCCGGGCTGATCCGGGTCGGCAACACTGCGCTGGTCGCCTCCGGCTCGCATGGCAAGTTCGTCTCGCGCCTCGACATCGCAGTGAAGGAGGGCAAGGTCGCCGATATCCGCTTCAAGCTGATGCCGGTCTTCGCCGATGCGATCGCGCCCGATCCGGAGATGGCGGCGCTGGTGACCAAGCTGCGCGCGCCTTTTGCCACCGACCTCGCCAAGGAGATCGGCCGCACCGACTCGCTCCTCTACCGGCGCGGCAATTTCAACGGCAGCTTCGACGACCTGATCTGCGACGCCATGCTCTCGCAGCGCGACGCCGAGATCGCGCTCTCGCCAGGCTTCCGCTGGGGCGGCTCGCTGCTGCCGGGCGAAGCGATCACCTGGGAGGCAATCAGCAACGCGACCGCAATCACCTATCCGAACTGCTACCGGATGGAGATGACCGGCGCGCAGCTCAAGGAGATCCTCGAGGACGTCGCCGACAACATCTTCCACCCCGACCCCTATTTCCAGGGCGGCGGCGACATGGTCCGCATCGGCGGCATGGGCTACGCCATCGATGTCGGCAAGCCGATGGGCAGCCGCATCTCCGGCCTCACCCATCTCAAATCCGGCAAGCCGATCGATGCCTCCCGCAAATACGTCGTCGCCGGCTGGGCCAGCGTCAATGAGGGCACGCAGGGTCCGCCGATCTGGGACGTGGTCCGCGACCACGTCGCCGCGACCAAGACCATCACCATCAAGCCGAACGACGCCGTGAAGGTGAGCGGGGCATGA
- the soxC gene encoding sulfite dehydrogenase: MTSPAKPDPLSRRRFLGGAALAGAGLAGTGLARAETGKPDPLITEVQDWSRYLGEGVDKRPYGTPSRFEKHVIRRDVSWLTASPESSVNFTPLHELDGIITPSGLCFERHHGGIADIEPASHRLMIHGLVEKPLVFTMEDIKRMPRQNRIYFLECAANSGMEWRGAQLNGCQFTHGMVHNVMYTGVPLKLLLAEAGVKTTAKWLLLEGADSSGMNRSLPLEKALDDVLIAFAMNGEALRPEQGYPLRAVIPGWEGNLWVKWLRRIEVGDQPWQAREETSKYTDLLADGRSRRFTFFMDAKSVVTNPSPQAPLKQKGRNVLSGLAWSGRGTIKRVDVTLDGGKNWQHARIDGPVLDKSLTRFYVDFDWAGQDLLIQSRAIDSTGYLQPTKEELRKVRGTNSIYHNNGIQTWHVKANGETENVEIG, from the coding sequence ATGACCTCTCCCGCAAAGCCCGATCCGCTCAGCCGCCGCCGCTTCCTCGGCGGGGCGGCGCTCGCCGGAGCCGGCCTCGCCGGCACCGGGCTGGCCCGCGCCGAAACAGGCAAGCCCGATCCGCTGATCACCGAGGTCCAGGACTGGAGCCGCTATCTCGGCGAAGGCGTCGACAAGCGGCCCTATGGCACGCCGTCGCGCTTCGAGAAGCACGTGATCCGCCGCGACGTCTCCTGGCTGACGGCCTCGCCGGAATCCTCGGTCAACTTCACGCCGCTGCACGAGCTCGACGGGATCATCACCCCGTCCGGCCTCTGCTTCGAGCGCCATCATGGCGGCATCGCCGACATCGAGCCGGCCAGTCACCGATTGATGATCCATGGCCTGGTCGAGAAGCCGCTGGTCTTCACCATGGAAGACATCAAGCGGATGCCGCGGCAGAACCGCATCTACTTCCTCGAATGCGCGGCGAATTCCGGCATGGAGTGGCGTGGTGCGCAGCTCAACGGCTGCCAGTTCACCCACGGCATGGTCCACAACGTCATGTACACCGGCGTGCCGCTGAAGCTGCTGCTGGCCGAGGCCGGGGTGAAGACCACAGCCAAATGGCTGCTGCTGGAAGGCGCCGATTCCTCGGGCATGAACCGCTCGCTGCCGCTCGAGAAGGCGCTCGACGACGTGCTGATCGCCTTCGCCATGAACGGCGAGGCGCTGCGGCCCGAGCAGGGCTATCCGCTGCGCGCCGTCATCCCCGGCTGGGAGGGCAATCTCTGGGTCAAATGGCTCCGGCGCATCGAGGTCGGCGACCAGCCCTGGCAGGCGCGCGAGGAGACCTCGAAATACACCGACCTCCTGGCCGATGGCCGCTCGCGCCGCTTCACCTTCTTCATGGACGCCAAATCGGTGGTGACCAACCCGTCGCCGCAGGCGCCATTGAAGCAGAAGGGCCGCAACGTCCTCTCTGGCCTTGCCTGGTCCGGACGCGGCACGATCAAACGTGTCGACGTCACCCTCGACGGCGGCAAGAACTGGCAACACGCCAGGATCGACGGGCCGGTGCTCGATAAGTCGCTGACCCGCTTCTACGTCGATTTCGACTGGGCCGGGCAGGACCTCTTGATCCAGTCACGCGCCATCGATTCGACCGGCTATCTCCAGCCAACCAAGGAGGAGCTGCGCAAGGTCCGCGGCACCAACTCGATCTACCACAACAACGGCATCCAGACCTGGCATGTGAAGGCGAACGGGGAGACCGAAAATGTCGAGATCGGTTAA
- a CDS encoding c-type cytochrome: MSRSVNPVLLAGFAAVVVLAAAPLIAQTKPPAKQAQTHPPAKAAPAPAPAAKLGLGREALPEEIKAWDIAVRPDGKGLPPGKGTVKQGDEIFQAQCASCHGEFGQGNNRWPVLAGGMGSLKSDRPEKTIGSFWPDLSTVFDYVRRAMPYGNAQSLSPNELYAVTAYLLYLNDIVKDEDFELSDKNFTSVKLPNAAAFYDDDRETTEKAFWGKEPCMSNCKPEVKITGRAAVLDVTPDSKSAPKVD, from the coding sequence ATGTCGAGATCGGTTAATCCCGTCCTGCTTGCAGGCTTCGCAGCAGTCGTCGTGCTCGCGGCTGCGCCGCTGATCGCGCAGACCAAGCCACCGGCCAAGCAGGCCCAGACGCATCCGCCGGCAAAAGCCGCTCCGGCCCCCGCCCCCGCGGCGAAGCTCGGCCTCGGCCGCGAGGCGCTACCGGAGGAGATCAAGGCCTGGGACATCGCGGTGCGCCCCGACGGCAAGGGCCTGCCGCCCGGCAAGGGCACGGTCAAGCAGGGCGACGAGATCTTCCAGGCGCAGTGCGCCAGTTGCCATGGCGAATTCGGCCAGGGCAACAACCGCTGGCCGGTGCTGGCCGGCGGCATGGGCTCGCTGAAATCCGACCGGCCGGAGAAGACGATCGGCTCGTTCTGGCCCGATCTCTCGACCGTGTTCGACTATGTCCGCCGGGCAATGCCCTATGGCAACGCCCAGTCGCTGTCGCCGAACGAGCTCTACGCCGTCACCGCCTATTTGCTCTACCTGAACGACATCGTGAAGGACGAGGACTTCGAACTGTCGGATAAGAACTTTACCAGTGTGAAGCTGCCGAACGCGGCCGCCTTCTACGATGACGACCGCGAGACGACGGAGAAGGCGTTCTGGGGCAAGGAGCCGTGCATGAGCAACTGCAAGCCGGAGGTGAAGATCACCGGACGCGCGGCGGTGCTCGACGTGACGCCGGATTCCAAGTCCGCGCCGAAGGTCGATTGA
- a CDS encoding c-type cytochrome, translating to MQRAGAVRLAVLGLVLACAPAEAAGDRALGEYLSSECTSCHQTSGRQVGGIPAIIGHPAEQFVALMNAYRERQRDNQVMQTIAARLSSEEIAALAAYYESLKPNP from the coding sequence ATGCAGAGGGCCGGCGCCGTCCGTCTTGCGGTGCTCGGCCTCGTCCTGGCCTGCGCACCGGCAGAAGCGGCCGGCGACCGGGCACTGGGGGAATATCTCTCGTCGGAATGCACGAGCTGCCACCAGACCAGCGGCCGGCAGGTCGGCGGCATCCCGGCGATCATCGGCCATCCGGCCGAGCAGTTCGTCGCGCTGATGAATGCCTATCGCGAGAGGCAGCGCGACAACCAGGTGATGCAGACGATCGCGGCGCGGCTCTCCAGCGAGGAGATCGCAGCGCTGGCTGCCTACTACGAGAGTCTGAAGCCCAATCCATAG
- a CDS encoding DsrE family protein — protein sequence MSEDTHQASRRALMLAAASGVVAATAPALAVPRQTALADLKKDADVACLYHCDFGDPQRFIQMLQNIANHYSAYGADPFALQLAIVAHGPGVKFFLESLDGTSWGDEAATVPKIFERVEDVARNGLKVHLCEITFARLKIDKSKARKAEFVGFVPSGVAAVAALQAKGFAYLKVG from the coding sequence ATGTCGGAGGACACTCACCAGGCTTCGCGCCGGGCGCTGATGCTGGCGGCGGCGAGCGGGGTCGTCGCTGCGACCGCCCCGGCCCTTGCCGTCCCCCGGCAGACGGCGCTCGCCGACCTCAAGAAGGACGCCGATGTTGCCTGCCTCTACCATTGCGATTTCGGCGATCCCCAGCGCTTCATCCAGATGCTGCAGAACATCGCCAACCACTATTCCGCCTATGGCGCCGATCCGTTCGCGCTCCAGCTCGCCATCGTCGCGCATGGTCCCGGCGTGAAGTTCTTCCTGGAAAGCCTCGACGGCACCAGCTGGGGTGACGAAGCGGCCACGGTCCCGAAAATCTTCGAGCGGGTCGAGGACGTCGCCAGGAACGGGCTGAAGGTCCATCTCTGCGAGATCACCTTCGCCCGGTTGAAGATCGACAAGAGCAAGGCGCGCAAGGCCGAGTTCGTCGGCTTCGTGCCCTCCGGCGTCGCCGCTGTAGCCGCGCTGCAGGCCAAGGGCTTCGCCTATTTGAAGGTCGGATAG